From the genome of Geminocystis herdmanii PCC 6308, one region includes:
- a CDS encoding 4'-phosphopantetheinyl transferase family protein: MTEIPSNHHIIKENSVDIWLLNIEDFILTNDRDYLSILSEDEQEKYHNFKITLQRDRFLINRANLRLILAKYLNINPQEIVFNYSDKGKPSLNFNIHPDKIYFNLSHKNNYTVYGIGQYNLGIDLEKIDDKVKIENIAKRFFCPQEYEHLTLLKEEDKPAYFFTLWTIKEAYLKSIGLGLSGGLDSIYIEDIGDNHNYQILNNQGKKLEHWMSKTWNILDNYILSIAVNKLEYQSNQSLVFNFFTMDK, from the coding sequence ATGACAGAAATTCCATCGAATCATCACATTATAAAGGAAAATAGTGTTGATATTTGGTTACTCAATATAGAAGATTTTATCTTGACAAACGATCGAGATTATTTAAGTATCTTATCGGAAGATGAACAAGAAAAGTATCATAATTTTAAGATTACTTTACAGCGCGATCGATTTTTAATTAACAGAGCAAATTTAAGACTTATTTTAGCTAAATATTTAAACATTAATCCTCAAGAAATTGTTTTTAACTATAGTGATAAAGGAAAACCTAGTCTTAATTTTAACATTCATCCTGACAAAATCTACTTTAATCTATCCCATAAAAATAATTATACTGTTTATGGTATTGGGCAATATAATTTAGGCATTGACTTAGAAAAAATTGATGATAAAGTCAAGATAGAAAACATCGCTAAACGTTTTTTTTGTCCTCAAGAATATGAACATTTAACCCTATTAAAAGAGGAAGATAAACCTGCTTATTTTTTTACATTGTGGACGATAAAAGAAGCCTATTTAAAATCGATCGGGCTAGGATTATCAGGGGGTTTAGATAGTATTTATATTGAAGATATAGGAGATAATCATAACTATCAAATCCTCAATAATCAAGGTAAAAAATTAGAGCATTGGATGAGCAAAACATGGAATATCCTAGATAATTATATTCTTAGTATTGCGGTGAATAAGTTAGAATATCAATCAAATCAATCTTTGGTTTTTAATTTTTTTACTATGGATAAATGA